A window of the Phycicoccus sp. M110.8 genome harbors these coding sequences:
- a CDS encoding DUF2207 domain-containing protein yields MAGGTVTVAGGTTRHRGGGRRAGTRWGATLAVLLALAALVLTPATANAVGDEKATRYHVDFTLREDGSADVVETITWQFPSGEDRHGIERLVKIRVGYQDSPTTYRQYPLSDVSASSPSGAPADTRVIDENGSYATIRVGRSDETVRGTQTYVVKYHLSSVMNGFSDHAEFYYNLIDSSNSQLYEDVSASVTGPSPVDRVDCFLGELGSTQRCQGSPGATATFSAPAVRPREGMTILASLPLDGFGSLTPSLRQGTVSPDGQVTTAEGSKALGALALGTGFTLPLLAAGLMGVLVWTRGRDEQYAGITPGLTPGVGQQAAVVRGPSPTVAVQFTPPEGVQPGLVGTLIDETANTVDVAATLVDLAVRGRLRIEQIGDGGLGHRKDWRLTRTEPTPEQARTPLRIYEAELLAGVFHDGAQVVDLSDLKNRFKPTLTKVQAQMYDEVVQRGWFRRSPQRQRGTWQSLGFLIAAAGFISLFWLHEPLSRIASGAGMPFSPSYTLSIGTLLAGVITMFLGRRMAARTADGSAVLAQSKGFKQYLVTAEANQIKWEEAQDVFSRYLPYAIVFGVASQWASTFQQVAEAAAAAGHPLLMPTWYLGGDYGSFGGIADGMDSFASSAGSTFTSTPGSSGGSGFSGGGGFSGGGGGGGGGGSW; encoded by the coding sequence GTGGCTGGGGGGACGGTGACCGTGGCCGGGGGGACGACGCGGCACCGGGGTGGGGGCCGGCGCGCGGGCACGCGGTGGGGTGCCACCCTCGCGGTGCTGCTCGCCCTGGCCGCTCTGGTGCTCACGCCGGCGACCGCGAACGCGGTGGGCGACGAGAAGGCGACCCGCTACCACGTCGACTTCACCCTGCGGGAGGACGGCTCCGCCGACGTGGTCGAGACGATCACGTGGCAGTTCCCGAGCGGCGAGGACCGGCACGGGATCGAGCGCCTCGTCAAGATCCGCGTCGGCTACCAGGACAGCCCGACCACCTACCGCCAGTACCCGCTCAGCGACGTGTCGGCCAGCTCGCCCTCGGGTGCGCCGGCGGACACGCGGGTCATCGACGAGAACGGCAGCTACGCGACCATCCGCGTCGGGCGCTCGGACGAGACGGTCCGGGGCACCCAGACCTACGTCGTGAAGTACCACCTCAGCTCGGTCATGAACGGCTTCAGCGACCACGCGGAGTTCTACTACAACCTCATCGACTCCTCGAACAGCCAGCTCTACGAGGACGTCAGCGCCTCCGTGACCGGTCCGAGCCCGGTCGACCGGGTCGACTGCTTCCTCGGCGAGCTCGGGTCGACCCAGCGGTGCCAGGGGAGCCCGGGGGCGACGGCGACCTTCTCGGCGCCCGCCGTCCGGCCGCGCGAGGGCATGACCATCCTGGCGTCGCTGCCGCTCGACGGGTTCGGCAGCCTGACGCCGTCGCTGCGGCAGGGGACCGTCTCACCGGACGGCCAGGTGACGACCGCCGAGGGCTCGAAGGCGCTGGGCGCCCTGGCCCTCGGGACCGGCTTCACCCTGCCCCTGCTCGCAGCCGGGCTCATGGGGGTCCTGGTGTGGACCCGCGGCCGCGACGAGCAGTACGCCGGGATCACCCCGGGCCTGACGCCCGGCGTCGGCCAGCAGGCCGCCGTCGTGCGCGGTCCCAGCCCCACCGTGGCCGTGCAGTTCACCCCACCCGAGGGCGTTCAGCCGGGGCTCGTGGGCACGCTCATCGACGAGACGGCCAACACGGTCGACGTCGCCGCCACCCTCGTGGACCTCGCGGTGCGGGGCCGGCTGCGGATCGAGCAGATCGGGGACGGCGGCCTCGGACACCGCAAGGACTGGCGGCTCACCCGCACCGAGCCCACTCCCGAGCAGGCCCGGACGCCGCTGCGCATCTACGAGGCCGAGCTGCTGGCCGGGGTCTTCCACGACGGGGCCCAGGTCGTCGACCTCTCGGACCTGAAGAACCGGTTCAAGCCGACGCTGACGAAGGTCCAGGCCCAGATGTACGACGAGGTCGTCCAGCGCGGCTGGTTCCGGCGCTCGCCGCAGCGGCAGCGGGGCACCTGGCAGTCGCTCGGCTTCCTCATCGCGGCCGCCGGGTTCATCAGCCTGTTCTGGCTGCACGAACCGCTGTCGCGGATCGCCTCCGGCGCGGGCATGCCGTTCTCGCCGTCGTACACGCTGTCGATCGGCACCCTGCTCGCCGGGGTCATCACGATGTTCCTGGGTCGGCGGATGGCCGCCCGGACCGCCGACGGCAGCGCCGTGCTCGCGCAGTCCAAGGGCTTCAAGCAGTACCTCGTGACGGCCGAGGCGAACCAGATCAAGTGGGAGGAGGCGCAGGACGTCTTCAGCCGGTACCTGCCCTACGCCATCGTCTTCGGCGTCGCCTCCCAGTGGGCGTCGACCTTCCAGCAGGTGGCCGAGGCAGCCGCGGCGGCCGGGCACCCCCTGCTCATGCCGACCTGGTACCTCGGCGGCGACTACGGCTCGTTCGGCGGCATCGCCGACGGCATGGACTCGTTCGCCAGCTCTGCCGGCAGCACCTTCACCAGCACCCCCGGGAGCTCGGGCGGCTCCGGCTTCTCCGGTGGCGGCGGCTTCTCCGGCGGCGGAGGGGGCGGCGGGGGCGGCGGCTCCTGGTAG
- a CDS encoding CsbD family protein: protein MGMDDKLGNAAEQAEGKAKEAAGKATDNERLEAEGQTDQAKADMKQAGEKVKDAFKN, encoded by the coding sequence ATGGGCATGGACGACAAGCTGGGCAACGCCGCGGAGCAGGCCGAGGGCAAGGCCAAGGAGGCCGCCGGCAAGGCCACCGACAACGAGCGCCTCGAGGCCGAGGGCCAGACGGACCAGGCCAAGGCCGACATGAAGCAGGCCGGCGAGAAGGTCAAGGACGCGTTCAAGAACTGA
- a CDS encoding pyruvate carboxylase produces MFRKVLVANRGEIAVRAFRAATELGAKTVAVFPYEDRKSEHVLKADEAYRIGEQGHPVRAYLDPAEIVRVALEAGADAVYPGYGFLSENPDLAQACADAGITFVGPPSPVLHLTGNKARAIAAAKKAGLPTLRSAPPSTDVEELVRGAEEIGFPVFAKAVAGGGGRGMRRVERREDLREALEACMREAESAFGDPTVFLEEAVVSPRHIEVQVLSDGTGSGPDGGVIHLFERDCSVQRRHQKVVEIAPAPNLDPELRERMCAHAVAFAREIGYVNAGTVEFLLAPDGRYVFIEMNPRIQVEHTVTEEITDVDLVSSQMRIASGETLADLGLAQADLRIRGAALQCRITTEDPANGFRPDTGHITTYRSAGGAGVRLDGGTVFVGAEIGAHFDSMLVKLTCRGRDFPTAVRRARRALAEFRIRGVSTNIPFLQALLEEPDFQAGRLSTAFIDERPDLRTARVPADRGTKLLTYLADVTVNQPHGPGRTRVSPRSKLPEIDRSTPPPAGARDRLLRVGPEQWARDLREQVPVGVTDTTFRDAHQSLLATRLRTRDLMHVAPHVARLTPQLLSVEAWGGATYDVALRFLSEDPWDRLAALREAMPNLPLQMLLRGRNTVGYTPYPTEVTDAFVSEAATTGIDIFRIFDALNDVGQMRPAIDAVRATGTAVAEVVLCYTGDLTDPGEKLYTLDYYLRLAEQIAEAGAHVIAIKDMAGLLRAPAARTLVTALRERFDQPVHLHTHDTAGGQLGTLLAAIDAGVDAVDVANAAMSGTTSQPPMSSLVAATDGTPRATGLDLRAVNDLEPYWEAVRQLYFPFESGLPSPTGRVYTHEIPGGQLSNLRQQAIALGLGEHFEAIEDMYAAANRILGNIVKVTPSSKVVGDLALALVGAKADPDDFEANPTAYDIPDSVIGFLSGELGDPPGGWPEPFRTKALQGRTPKPRVTELADADREALKAEPRATLNRLLFPGPTADFLRSREAYSDLAVLGTREFLHGIEVGHEHEIDLEPGKRLIIGLQSVSDADERGMRTVMFTMGGQLRPIQVRDTSVSVDVRTAEKADPANRSHVAAPFAGVVSLAVEEGSTVEAGQVVATIEAMKMEANITAPVAGTVGRLAIGTQQQVEGGDLLLVLAP; encoded by the coding sequence GTGTTCCGCAAGGTCCTGGTCGCCAACCGTGGCGAGATCGCCGTCCGAGCCTTCCGAGCCGCCACCGAGCTGGGCGCCAAGACGGTGGCCGTCTTCCCCTACGAGGACCGCAAGTCCGAGCACGTGCTCAAGGCCGACGAGGCATACCGGATCGGCGAGCAGGGGCACCCGGTCCGGGCCTACCTCGACCCGGCCGAGATCGTCCGGGTCGCCCTCGAGGCGGGCGCGGACGCGGTCTACCCCGGCTACGGCTTCCTCTCCGAGAACCCCGACCTGGCCCAGGCGTGCGCGGACGCCGGCATCACCTTCGTCGGGCCGCCCTCCCCCGTCCTGCACCTCACGGGCAACAAGGCCCGCGCCATCGCCGCCGCGAAGAAGGCCGGGCTGCCGACCCTGCGCAGCGCGCCGCCGAGCACCGACGTCGAGGAGCTGGTCCGCGGCGCCGAGGAGATCGGCTTCCCCGTGTTCGCCAAGGCCGTGGCCGGCGGCGGCGGCCGCGGCATGCGCCGGGTCGAGCGTCGCGAGGACCTGCGCGAGGCGCTCGAGGCCTGCATGCGCGAGGCCGAGTCCGCGTTCGGCGACCCCACCGTCTTCCTCGAGGAGGCGGTGGTCAGCCCGCGGCACATCGAGGTCCAGGTGCTCAGCGACGGCACCGGCTCGGGTCCCGACGGGGGCGTCATCCACCTCTTCGAGCGCGACTGCTCCGTGCAGCGACGCCACCAGAAGGTCGTGGAGATCGCGCCTGCCCCCAACCTCGACCCGGAGCTGCGGGAGCGGATGTGCGCCCACGCGGTCGCCTTCGCCCGGGAGATCGGCTACGTCAACGCCGGCACGGTCGAGTTCCTGCTCGCCCCCGACGGGCGCTACGTCTTCATCGAGATGAACCCCCGGATCCAGGTCGAGCACACGGTCACCGAGGAGATCACCGACGTCGACCTCGTGAGCAGCCAGATGCGGATCGCCAGCGGCGAGACCCTGGCCGACCTCGGCCTCGCGCAGGCCGACCTGCGCATCCGCGGCGCCGCCCTCCAGTGCCGCATCACCACCGAGGACCCGGCGAACGGCTTCCGGCCCGACACCGGCCACATCACGACCTACCGCTCCGCGGGCGGCGCCGGCGTGCGCCTCGACGGCGGCACGGTCTTCGTGGGTGCCGAGATCGGGGCCCACTTCGACTCGATGCTGGTCAAGCTCACCTGCCGCGGCCGGGACTTCCCGACGGCGGTACGCCGCGCCCGCCGCGCGCTCGCGGAGTTCCGCATCCGCGGCGTGTCGACGAACATCCCCTTCCTCCAGGCCCTGCTCGAGGAGCCCGACTTCCAGGCCGGGCGACTGTCCACGGCATTCATCGACGAGCGGCCCGACCTGCGCACGGCCCGCGTGCCGGCCGACCGCGGCACCAAGCTGCTCACCTACCTCGCGGACGTCACCGTCAACCAGCCGCACGGCCCGGGTCGCACCCGCGTCTCCCCGCGCTCGAAGCTGCCCGAGATCGACCGCTCCACTCCCCCGCCGGCCGGCGCGCGCGACCGGCTGCTGCGCGTCGGGCCCGAGCAGTGGGCCCGAGACCTGCGTGAGCAGGTGCCGGTCGGCGTCACCGACACCACGTTCCGCGACGCCCACCAGTCGCTGCTCGCCACCCGGCTGCGCACCCGTGACCTCATGCACGTCGCGCCCCACGTCGCCCGGCTCACCCCCCAGCTGCTGTCGGTGGAGGCCTGGGGCGGCGCCACCTACGACGTTGCGCTGCGGTTCCTGTCCGAGGACCCCTGGGACCGGCTGGCGGCCCTGCGCGAGGCGATGCCGAACCTGCCGCTGCAGATGCTGCTGCGCGGGCGCAACACCGTCGGGTACACGCCCTACCCGACCGAGGTCACCGACGCGTTCGTCTCCGAGGCGGCCACGACTGGCATCGACATCTTCCGGATCTTCGACGCGCTCAACGACGTCGGGCAGATGCGCCCCGCCATCGACGCGGTCCGCGCCACCGGCACCGCCGTCGCCGAGGTCGTGCTCTGCTACACCGGCGACCTGACCGACCCGGGCGAGAAGCTCTACACGCTCGACTACTACCTGCGGCTCGCCGAGCAGATCGCCGAGGCGGGCGCGCACGTCATCGCGATCAAGGACATGGCGGGACTGCTGCGTGCGCCCGCCGCCCGCACCCTGGTGACGGCGCTGCGCGAGCGGTTCGACCAGCCCGTCCACCTGCACACCCACGACACCGCCGGCGGTCAGCTCGGGACGCTCCTCGCCGCGATCGACGCGGGCGTGGACGCGGTCGACGTGGCCAACGCCGCGATGTCCGGCACGACGAGCCAGCCGCCGATGTCCTCGCTCGTGGCCGCCACCGACGGCACGCCCCGCGCCACCGGGCTGGACCTGCGGGCGGTCAACGACCTCGAGCCGTACTGGGAGGCGGTGCGCCAGCTGTACTTCCCCTTCGAGTCGGGACTGCCCTCCCCCACCGGCCGGGTGTACACGCACGAGATCCCCGGCGGCCAGCTGTCGAACCTGCGCCAGCAGGCCATCGCCCTGGGGCTGGGCGAGCACTTCGAGGCGATCGAGGACATGTACGCCGCGGCGAACCGCATCCTCGGCAACATCGTCAAGGTCACCCCCAGCAGCAAGGTCGTCGGCGACCTCGCGCTCGCGCTGGTCGGGGCCAAGGCCGACCCCGACGACTTCGAGGCCAACCCCACGGCCTACGACATCCCGGACTCGGTCATCGGCTTCCTGTCCGGCGAGCTGGGCGACCCGCCCGGCGGCTGGCCCGAGCCGTTCCGAACCAAGGCGCTGCAGGGACGCACGCCGAAGCCGCGGGTCACGGAGCTGGCCGACGCCGACCGCGAGGCGCTCAAGGCCGAGCCGCGGGCCACCCTCAACCGCCTGCTCTTCCCCGGCCCCACCGCCGACTTCCTCAGGTCGCGCGAGGCGTACTCCGACCTCGCCGTCCTGGGCACCCGCGAGTTCCTCCACGGCATCGAGGTGGGCCACGAGCACGAGATCGACCTCGAGCCGGGCAAGCGGCTGATCATCGGGCTGCAGTCCGTCTCGGACGCCGACGAGCGCGGCATGCGCACCGTCATGTTCACGATGGGCGGCCAGCTGCGACCGATCCAGGTCCGCGACACCAGTGTCAGCGTCGACGTGCGGACCGCCGAGAAGGCCGATCCGGCGAACCGCTCGCACGTGGCCGCACCGTTCGCCGGGGTCGTCAGCCTCGCCGTCGAGGAGGGCTCCACGGTCGAGGCCGGTCAGGTGGTCGCGACGATCGAGGCGATGAAGATGGAGGCGAACATCACCGCCCCCGTCGCCGGCACCGTGGGCCGGCTCGCCATCGGCACCCAGCAGCAGGTCGAGGGCGGCGACCTGCTCCTCGTCCTCGCGCCCTGA
- the ftsX gene encoding permease-like cell division protein FtsX — translation MRVQFMLSEIWIGLRRNASIAVSVMLVTMVSVYLMGIGFLAQSQVTTLKGYWYDRIQVSIFMCGKDSVDANCQGKAVTPEQRDALKAQLEQMKPLVKNVYYESEQQAFDRFKEQYRNSPLSEYLQVGDIPQNFRVQLSDPKKFDVVVSAFEGAPGVGRVQDQQKTLEKLFAVMNVVTVGSLFLALLMVLCSVLLMATTVRQAAFSRRRETGIMKLVGASNFTIRLPFVMETVLAALGGTGLAIAGLWATTHYLLPKVSAVLQDAPLVGTSDIWYVAPWLAAFMLVVSVLTSWVTLRRYLRV, via the coding sequence ATGCGCGTGCAGTTCATGCTCAGCGAGATCTGGATCGGCCTGCGCCGCAACGCCTCGATCGCCGTCTCGGTGATGCTCGTGACGATGGTGTCGGTCTACCTCATGGGCATCGGGTTCCTGGCCCAGAGCCAGGTGACCACCCTCAAGGGTTACTGGTACGACCGCATCCAGGTCTCGATCTTCATGTGCGGCAAGGACTCCGTCGACGCCAACTGCCAGGGCAAGGCGGTCACGCCCGAGCAGCGGGACGCCCTCAAGGCCCAGCTCGAGCAGATGAAGCCGCTGGTCAAGAACGTCTACTACGAGTCCGAGCAGCAGGCGTTCGACCGGTTCAAGGAGCAGTACCGCAACTCGCCGCTGTCGGAGTACCTCCAGGTCGGTGACATCCCGCAGAACTTCCGCGTGCAGCTGTCCGACCCCAAGAAGTTCGACGTCGTCGTCAGCGCGTTCGAGGGCGCACCGGGGGTGGGCCGCGTCCAGGACCAGCAGAAGACCCTGGAGAAGCTCTTCGCGGTGATGAACGTCGTCACCGTCGGCTCGCTGTTCCTCGCGCTGCTCATGGTCCTGTGCTCGGTGCTCCTCATGGCCACGACCGTCCGGCAGGCGGCCTTCAGCAGACGCCGCGAGACGGGGATCATGAAGCTCGTCGGCGCGTCGAACTTCACCATCCGGCTGCCCTTCGTCATGGAGACGGTGCTGGCCGCGCTCGGGGGCACGGGTCTGGCCATCGCCGGGTTGTGGGCGACGACCCACTACCTGCTGCCCAAGGTGTCGGCCGTCCTCCAGGACGCGCCGCTCGTGGGCACCAGCGACATCTGGTACGTCGCGCCGTGGCTGGCCGCGTTCATGCTGGTCGTCTCCGTGCTGACCAGCTGGGTGACGCTGCGCCGCTACCTGCGCGTCTGA
- a CDS encoding gluconokinase, with amino-acid sequence MTGDLDPAPAPARASTRRHVVVMGVSGCGKTTVAQGIARATGMVFAEADQFHSEANVAKMRAGQPLDDVDRWPWLEALAAWMSEQDEQGRSTVIACSALRRAYRDVLRSAPPTVQFVHLAGPPEVVRARLAVREGHYMPASLLDSQLRTLEPLEADESGVVLDLRCTPEQLVFHAVSWLGE; translated from the coding sequence ATGACTGGTGACCTCGACCCCGCGCCTGCTCCTGCCCGGGCGTCGACCCGACGGCACGTCGTCGTCATGGGCGTCTCGGGGTGCGGCAAGACGACGGTGGCGCAGGGCATCGCCCGCGCGACCGGAATGGTGTTCGCCGAGGCGGACCAGTTCCACTCGGAGGCCAACGTCGCCAAGATGCGGGCGGGGCAGCCGCTCGACGACGTCGACAGGTGGCCCTGGCTGGAGGCCCTCGCGGCCTGGATGTCGGAGCAGGACGAGCAGGGCCGCTCGACGGTCATCGCCTGCTCCGCCCTGCGCCGCGCCTACCGTGACGTGCTCCGCTCCGCACCGCCCACCGTGCAGTTCGTCCACCTCGCCGGCCCGCCGGAGGTCGTGCGGGCGCGACTGGCGGTGCGGGAGGGGCACTACATGCCGGCGAGCCTGCTCGACTCCCAGCTGCGGACCCTCGAGCCGCTGGAGGCGGACGAGTCGGGGGTCGTCCTCGACCTCAGGTGCACCCCTGAGCAGCTCGTCTTCCACGCCGTGTCCTGGCTGGGGGAGTGA
- a CDS encoding peptidoglycan DD-metalloendopeptidase family protein, translated as MSAFPPSQRASRRLRLSAFGLAVACSVGIAAPSAAVPLTATTGTVAAPGATDPNKAKKQVDKEIESLKQQLDDTSVALQNTYFALRRTQAALPVAQATLDKATADVSAADAYNDDMAVKLQVAQANEARAVDELSSTRAQLSASRTRVARFASQLYQDQGMGQLSVALSATTPDDFANRIAMNDTVMDVQQQSLQRLATARAAATAQEAHIRALREEVAAAKKAAEAALAKARDARAKAADAKAKLDALAVQQAAQSKTLEAQKANERKSLDAAQKEQARLQKVLIARAKAAKAAAARRAAALRRAHKRVPAAPRVSAHGFLSAPSDGWISSEFGMRFHPILHYWRLHAGRDYAANCGTPIRAAASGTVISAGWAGGYGNRVEIDHGILRGVDLVTAYNHMERIVVRGGHVSRGQVVGYVGTTGESTGCHLHFETYEDGIPKDPRRWL; from the coding sequence ATGAGCGCGTTCCCCCCGTCTCAGCGTGCCTCGCGGCGGCTCCGGCTGTCCGCCTTCGGCCTCGCCGTCGCCTGCTCCGTCGGCATCGCCGCCCCCTCGGCCGCCGTGCCGCTGACCGCCACGACGGGCACCGTCGCGGCACCGGGCGCGACCGACCCGAACAAGGCCAAGAAGCAGGTCGACAAGGAGATCGAGTCGCTCAAGCAGCAGCTCGACGACACCTCGGTCGCGCTCCAGAACACCTACTTCGCCCTGCGTCGCACCCAGGCCGCCCTGCCCGTCGCGCAGGCCACGCTCGACAAGGCGACCGCCGACGTCTCGGCCGCCGACGCGTACAACGACGACATGGCGGTCAAGCTCCAGGTGGCTCAGGCCAACGAGGCCCGCGCGGTCGACGAGCTGAGCTCGACCCGCGCGCAGCTCTCGGCCAGCCGCACCCGCGTCGCCCGGTTCGCCTCCCAGCTCTACCAGGACCAGGGGATGGGGCAGCTGTCGGTCGCGCTCAGCGCCACGACCCCGGACGACTTCGCCAACCGCATCGCCATGAACGACACGGTCATGGACGTCCAGCAGCAGTCACTGCAGCGGCTGGCGACGGCCCGCGCCGCCGCGACCGCCCAGGAGGCGCACATCCGCGCCCTGCGCGAGGAGGTCGCCGCGGCGAAGAAGGCCGCCGAGGCCGCGCTCGCGAAGGCCCGGGACGCCCGTGCCAAGGCCGCCGACGCCAAGGCCAAGCTCGACGCGCTCGCCGTCCAGCAGGCCGCGCAGTCCAAGACCCTCGAGGCGCAGAAGGCGAACGAGCGCAAGAGCCTCGACGCCGCCCAGAAGGAGCAGGCCCGCCTGCAGAAGGTCCTCATCGCCCGCGCCAAGGCGGCCAAGGCCGCAGCCGCCCGTCGTGCCGCAGCCCTGCGCAGGGCCCACAAGCGGGTCCCGGCTGCGCCGAGGGTGAGCGCGCACGGCTTCCTGTCGGCGCCCTCCGACGGCTGGATCTCCTCGGAGTTCGGGATGCGATTCCACCCGATCCTGCACTACTGGCGCCTGCACGCCGGTCGCGACTACGCGGCCAACTGCGGCACACCGATCCGGGCCGCGGCGTCCGGCACCGTCATCTCGGCCGGCTGGGCCGGGGGCTACGGCAACCGGGTCGAGATCGACCACGGCATCCTGCGCGGCGTCGACCTCGTGACGGCCTACAACCACATGGAGCGCATCGTCGTCCGCGGCGGCCACGTCAGCCGCGGGCAGGTCGTCGGCTACGTCGGCACGACCGGCGAGTCCACCGGCTGCCACCTGCACTTCGAGACCTACGAGGACGGCATACCGAAGGACCCGCGTCGCTGGCTGTGA
- the ftsE gene encoding cell division ATP-binding protein FtsE, with protein MIRFENVSKVYPRSTRPALSDITLDVERGEFVFVVGASGSGKSTLLRLVLKEEGVTQGSVLVAGQDVGRLPSRKVPRLRREIGTVFQDFRLLPNKTVYQNVAFALQVLGRSRHAIRQVVPETLEMVGLEGKEKRLPHELSGGEQQRVAIARAFVNKPPILLCDEPTGNLDPTTSLDIVRLLDRINRTGTTIVMATHDDDIVDQLRKRVVELQNGHVVRDENKGVYGGGR; from the coding sequence ATGATCCGTTTCGAGAACGTCAGCAAGGTCTACCCGCGGTCCACCCGCCCGGCGCTGAGCGACATCACCCTCGACGTCGAGCGCGGCGAGTTCGTCTTCGTGGTCGGCGCGTCGGGCTCGGGGAAGTCCACCCTCCTGAGGCTCGTGCTCAAGGAGGAGGGGGTCACCCAGGGCAGCGTCCTCGTGGCCGGCCAGGACGTGGGCCGGCTGCCCTCGCGCAAGGTGCCGCGCCTGCGCCGCGAGATCGGGACCGTCTTCCAGGACTTCCGGCTGCTGCCCAACAAGACCGTCTACCAGAACGTCGCCTTCGCCCTGCAGGTGCTCGGGCGCTCGCGCCACGCCATCCGCCAGGTCGTCCCCGAGACGCTGGAGATGGTCGGCCTCGAGGGCAAGGAGAAGCGGCTCCCGCACGAGCTGTCCGGTGGTGAGCAGCAGCGCGTCGCCATCGCGCGCGCCTTCGTCAACAAGCCGCCGATCCTGTTGTGCGACGAGCCCACCGGCAACCTCGACCCCACGACCAGCCTCGACATCGTGCGGCTGCTGGACCGGATCAACCGCACCGGCACCACGATCGTCATGGCCACCCACGACGACGACATCGTCGACCAGCTGCGCAAGCGGGTCGTCGAGCTGCAGAACGGCCACGTCGTCCGGGACGAGAACAAGGGCGTCTACGGAGGTGGTCGCTGA
- the prfB gene encoding peptide chain release factor 2: MATDFSQEIKDLRSTMDSVREVTDLDALQAQIKDLEAKSAAPDLWDDPEAAQQVTSALSRANAEYERVTGMDSRIDDLEVLVEMGTEDGGDAATMAEAEAELASLRKAVAELEVRTLLSGEYDERAAVVTIRAGAGGVDAADFAEMLMRMYLRWAERHGYPTKVMDTSYAEEAGLKSATFEVDVPYAFGNLSVEGGTHRLVRISPFDNQGRRQTSFAAVEVIPLIESTDSIEIPENEIKVDVFRSSGPGGQSVNTTDSAVRMTHIPTGIVVSMQNEKSQIQNRAAALRVLQSRLLLQKQAEEAAAKKEMAGDIKASWGDQMRSYVLQPYQMVKDLRTEYEVGNPSAVFDGDIDGFIEAGVRWRKEQEKAAQA; this comes from the coding sequence GTGGCGACCGACTTTTCCCAGGAGATCAAGGACCTGCGCAGCACCATGGACTCGGTGCGCGAGGTGACCGACCTCGACGCCCTCCAGGCGCAGATCAAGGACCTCGAGGCCAAGTCCGCCGCGCCCGACCTCTGGGACGACCCCGAGGCGGCCCAGCAGGTCACGTCCGCCCTCTCCCGGGCCAACGCCGAGTACGAGCGCGTGACCGGGATGGACTCCCGCATCGACGACCTCGAGGTCCTGGTCGAGATGGGCACCGAGGACGGCGGCGACGCGGCGACCATGGCCGAGGCCGAGGCCGAGCTGGCCTCGTTGCGGAAGGCCGTGGCCGAGCTCGAGGTCCGCACCCTGCTCTCGGGTGAGTACGACGAGCGGGCGGCGGTGGTCACGATCCGCGCGGGGGCCGGCGGCGTCGACGCGGCCGACTTCGCCGAGATGCTGATGCGCATGTACCTGCGCTGGGCCGAGCGCCACGGCTACCCCACCAAGGTGATGGACACCTCCTACGCCGAGGAGGCGGGCCTGAAGTCCGCCACCTTCGAGGTCGACGTCCCGTACGCCTTCGGCAACCTCTCGGTCGAGGGCGGCACGCACCGGCTGGTCCGGATCAGCCCGTTCGACAACCAGGGCCGCCGCCAGACGAGCTTCGCGGCCGTCGAGGTGATCCCGCTCATCGAGTCGACCGACTCCATCGAGATCCCCGAGAACGAGATCAAGGTCGACGTCTTCCGCAGCTCGGGCCCCGGTGGCCAGTCGGTCAACACGACCGACTCCGCCGTCCGGATGACGCACATCCCGACCGGCATCGTCGTCTCGATGCAGAACGAGAAGAGCCAGATCCAGAACCGCGCCGCCGCCCTGCGCGTGCTGCAGTCCCGGCTGCTGCTGCAGAAGCAGGCCGAGGAGGCCGCCGCCAAGAAGGAGATGGCCGGCGACATCAAGGCCAGCTGGGGCGACCAGATGCGCTCCTACGTGCTGCAGCCGTACCAGATGGTCAAGGACCTGCGCACCGAGTACGAGGTGGGCAACCCCTCGGCCGTCTTCGACGGCGACATCGACGGCTTCATCGAGGCCGGCGTCCGCTGGCGCAAGGAGCAGGAGAAGGCCGCGCAGGCCTGA
- the smpB gene encoding SsrA-binding protein SmpB, with the protein MAKEQARKVVASNRKARHDYLIEDTYEAGLVLMGTEVKSLRMGRASLVDGYAAWRGDELWLEGVHIPEYVEGTWTNHTPRRRRKLLLHREELAKLQRKSSETGHTIVPLSLYFKDGRAKVELAVAKGKRQYDKRQTLRERQDRRDAERALHSRGR; encoded by the coding sequence GTGGCCAAGGAACAGGCGCGCAAGGTGGTCGCCAGCAACCGCAAGGCCCGCCACGACTACCTCATCGAGGACACCTACGAGGCGGGCCTGGTCCTCATGGGCACCGAGGTCAAGTCGCTGCGCATGGGCCGCGCCTCGCTGGTCGACGGGTATGCCGCGTGGCGCGGCGACGAGCTGTGGCTCGAGGGCGTGCACATCCCCGAGTACGTCGAGGGCACCTGGACCAACCACACCCCGCGCCGTCGGCGCAAGCTGCTGCTGCACCGCGAGGAGCTGGCCAAGCTCCAGCGCAAGTCCAGCGAGACCGGCCACACCATCGTCCCGCTGAGCCTGTACTTCAAGGACGGACGGGCCAAGGTCGAGCTCGCGGTCGCCAAGGGCAAGCGCCAGTACGACAAGCGCCAGACGCTGCGGGAGCGGCAGGACCGGCGCGACGCCGAGCGCGCCCTGCACTCGCGGGGACGGTGA